One genomic segment of Drosophila melanogaster chromosome 3L includes these proteins:
- the Ent3 gene encoding equilibrative nucleoside transporter 3, isoform B, which translates to MDVGGQETTYEPLDGRGSGRSRSSHSTTGSGLRRPGSMDSPEFDNRAPKDQRHSVYLALLAAGIGFVLPYNSFIIAADYWQARFPGRPVALDMSMTYIFVAFGTVLMNNIVLSVAPFQSRVLFGYMISFTTLIFVAVCEVAWHMFATNTAYLVNMSAVALTAIGCTVQQSSFYGFASMLPKQYTQAVMAGESIAGFLVSSNRVVTKLLINNDRVSTVIFFLTSTLYILFSYLLHVATINSPFVRFHVEACSKIVLRPDEEIDGVPSSTRYGVLSMDGTHTTTTSVGPPGTGNTLSFSNPVYELSNPTAGESSIEALGQLPELPATPPAQEPTTPTTVAFKVEHVITPRRCRPSKLGDIREGFVTRWRVAQVIYPHMVCIALAYCVTLSLYPGIEVEVQSCALRSWMPVLLMFCFNTSDVVGKILAASPYPWSRRQLILLSGLRIVLVPLLLLCCAPRQRPVISGETAPFVFTIALGITNGLAGSLPMMLAPAKVPGTLKEVTGNIMTLSYNVGLTVGSLIGYVFESMLGPQLVNPCPTYPYVPASMLEQFHGHGHGHGHLPHPLPLTSTSTMSPPTTGATTLAPLLLNTTLATLSSSSSTTSTASPALATVITTTALALASTVASGSAEVINATISSILSTVSSSVGDISDEMTTDPQTPDALLENI; encoded by the exons ATGGATGTTGGTGGCCAGGAAACCACCTATGAGCCGCTGGACGGACGTGGTTCCGGGCGTTCGAGGAGCAGTCATTCCACAACCGGATCCGGCCTGAGGCGTCCAGGCAGCATGGACAGTCCGGAGTTCGATAACCGTGCACCCAAGGATCAGAGGCACTCCGTCTACCTGGCCCTACTGGCAGCGGGCATTGGTTTTGTGTTGCCCTACAATAG TTTCATTATTGCGGCGGACTACTGGCAGGCACGATTCCCGGGTCGCCCGGTAGCCCTGGACATGTCGATGACATACATCTTCGTTGCCTTCGGCACCGTTTTGATGAACAACATTGTGCTATCGGTGGCACCGTTCCAGTCGCGAGTGCTCTTTGGCTACATGATATCCTTCACCACACTGATCTTTGTCGCGGTGTGCGAGGTGGCTTGGCATATGTTCGCCACAAATACCGCCTATTTGGTGAATATGTCAGCTGTTGCCCTGACCGCCATCGGATGTACTGTGCAGCAGTCGAGCTTCTATGGATTCGCCTCCATGCTGCCCAAGCAGTATACCCAGGCGGTGATGGCCGGCGAGAGTATCGCCGGTTTCCTGGTGTCTTCCAATCGGGTCGTTACCAAATTGCTGATTAACAACGATCGCGTGTCCACGGTGATCTTCTTTTTGACCTCAACGCTCTACATACTCTTCAGCTACCTGTTGCATGTGGCCACCATTAACTCGCCGTTTGTGCGGTTCCATGTGGAGGCCTGCTCCAAGATCGTTTTGCGGCCGGATGAG GAGATTGATGGAGTTCCAAGTAGTACTCGATATGGTGTGCTCTCGATGGACGGTACCCACACCACGACCACATCGGTTGGACCTCCAGGCACTGGAAATACCCTTAGTTTTAGCAATCCCGTCTACGAGCTATCCAACCCGACTGCCGGCGAGAGTAGCATTGAAGCCCTCGGACAGCTGCCCGAACttccggccacgcccccagctCAGGAGCCTACAACGCCCACGACGGTGGCCTTCAAG GTGGAACACGTTATCACGCCACGTCGTTGCCGGCCCAGCAAGTTGGGTGACATCCGCGAGGGATTCGTGACCCGATGGCGAGTGGCCCAGGTGATCTACCCGCACATGGTGTGCATCGCCTTGGCCTATTGTGTGACCCTCTCGCTGTATCCGGGTATCGAGGTTGAGGTGCAGTCATGTGCCCTTCGCTCCTGGATGCCCGTGCTGTTGATGTTCTGCTTTAATACGTCGGATGTGGTTGGCAAGATACTGGCCGCCAGTCCGTATCCATGGTCGCGTCGCCAACTGATCCTGCTGTCGGGACTAAGGATTGTGCTGGTGCCGCTCCTGCTCCTCTGCTGTGCTCCCCGCCAGCGTCCCGTGATATCCGGCGAGACGGCGCCGTTTGTCTTCACCATCGCTCTGGGCATCACGAATGGATTGGCAGGCAGCCTGCCCATGATGTTGGCACCGGCAAAGGTGCCGGGAACACTCAAGGAGGTCACTGGCAATATAATGACCCTGTCGTATAATGTTGGTCTGACGGTGGGCTCTCTGATTGGATACGTTTTCGAGAGTATGCTGGGACCGCAGCTGGTGAATCCGTGTCCCACATATCCCTATGTGCCCGCCTCGATGCTGGAACAGTTCCATGGTCACGGGCATGGACATGGCCATCTACCACATCCTCTGCCGCTGACTAGCACCAGCACAATGAGTCCACCAACTACGGGGGCCACCACATTGGCGCCACTACTGCTCAACACCACGCTGGCTACGCTTAGTAGCTCTAGCTCCACCACCAGCACCGCCAGTCCGGCACTGGCCACCGTTATCACAACCACAGCTCTGGCGCTCGCCAGTACGGTGGCCAGCGGAAGTGCCGAGGTGATTAATGCCACCATATCATCGATCCTGTCCACGGTCAGCAGTTCGGTGGGCGATATCAGCGACGAGATGACCACAGATCCTCAGACGCCAGATGCACTGCTCGAAAATATCTAA
- the Ent3 gene encoding equilibrative nucleoside transporter 3, isoform C codes for MDVGGQETTYEPLDGRGSGRSRSSHSTTGSGLRRPGSMDSPEFDNRAPKDQRHSVYLALLAAGIGFVLPYNSFIIAADYWQARFPGRPVALDMSMTYIFVAFGTVLMNNIVLSVAPFQSRVLFGYMISFTTLIFVAVCEVAWHMFATNTAYLVNMSAVALTAIGCTVQQSSFYGFASMLPKQYTQAVMAGESIAGFLVSSNRVVTKLLINNDRVSTVIFFLTSTLYILFSYLLHVATINSPFVRFHVEACSKIVLRPDEQEIDGVPSSTRYGVLSMDGTHTTTTSVGPPGTGNTLSFSNPVYELSNPTAGESSIEALGQLPELPATPPAQEPTTPTTVAFKVEHVITPRRCRPSKLGDIREGFVTRWRVAQVIYPHMVCIALAYCVTLSLYPGIEVEVQSCALRSWMPVLLMFCFNTSDVVGKILAASPYPWSRRQLILLSGLRIVLVPLLLLCCAPRQRPVISGETAPFVFTIALGITNGLAGSLPMMLAPAKVPGTLKEVTGNIMTLSYNVGLTVGSLIGYVFESMLGPQLVNPCPTYPYVPASMLEQFHGHGHGHGHLPHPLPLTSTSTMSPPTTGATTLAPLLLNTTLATLSSSSSTTSTASPALATVITTTALALASTVASGSAEVINATISSILSTVSSSVGDISDEMTTDPQTPDALLENI; via the exons ATGGATGTTGGTGGCCAGGAAACCACCTATGAGCCGCTGGACGGACGTGGTTCCGGGCGTTCGAGGAGCAGTCATTCCACAACCGGATCCGGCCTGAGGCGTCCAGGCAGCATGGACAGTCCGGAGTTCGATAACCGTGCACCCAAGGATCAGAGGCACTCCGTCTACCTGGCCCTACTGGCAGCGGGCATTGGTTTTGTGTTGCCCTACAATAG TTTCATTATTGCGGCGGACTACTGGCAGGCACGATTCCCGGGTCGCCCGGTAGCCCTGGACATGTCGATGACATACATCTTCGTTGCCTTCGGCACCGTTTTGATGAACAACATTGTGCTATCGGTGGCACCGTTCCAGTCGCGAGTGCTCTTTGGCTACATGATATCCTTCACCACACTGATCTTTGTCGCGGTGTGCGAGGTGGCTTGGCATATGTTCGCCACAAATACCGCCTATTTGGTGAATATGTCAGCTGTTGCCCTGACCGCCATCGGATGTACTGTGCAGCAGTCGAGCTTCTATGGATTCGCCTCCATGCTGCCCAAGCAGTATACCCAGGCGGTGATGGCCGGCGAGAGTATCGCCGGTTTCCTGGTGTCTTCCAATCGGGTCGTTACCAAATTGCTGATTAACAACGATCGCGTGTCCACGGTGATCTTCTTTTTGACCTCAACGCTCTACATACTCTTCAGCTACCTGTTGCATGTGGCCACCATTAACTCGCCGTTTGTGCGGTTCCATGTGGAGGCCTGCTCCAAGATCGTTTTGCGGCCGGATGAG CAGGAGATTGATGGAGTTCCAAGTAGTACTCGATATGGTGTGCTCTCGATGGACGGTACCCACACCACGACCACATCGGTTGGACCTCCAGGCACTGGAAATACCCTTAGTTTTAGCAATCCCGTCTACGAGCTATCCAACCCGACTGCCGGCGAGAGTAGCATTGAAGCCCTCGGACAGCTGCCCGAACttccggccacgcccccagctCAGGAGCCTACAACGCCCACGACGGTGGCCTTCAAG GTGGAACACGTTATCACGCCACGTCGTTGCCGGCCCAGCAAGTTGGGTGACATCCGCGAGGGATTCGTGACCCGATGGCGAGTGGCCCAGGTGATCTACCCGCACATGGTGTGCATCGCCTTGGCCTATTGTGTGACCCTCTCGCTGTATCCGGGTATCGAGGTTGAGGTGCAGTCATGTGCCCTTCGCTCCTGGATGCCCGTGCTGTTGATGTTCTGCTTTAATACGTCGGATGTGGTTGGCAAGATACTGGCCGCCAGTCCGTATCCATGGTCGCGTCGCCAACTGATCCTGCTGTCGGGACTAAGGATTGTGCTGGTGCCGCTCCTGCTCCTCTGCTGTGCTCCCCGCCAGCGTCCCGTGATATCCGGCGAGACGGCGCCGTTTGTCTTCACCATCGCTCTGGGCATCACGAATGGATTGGCAGGCAGCCTGCCCATGATGTTGGCACCGGCAAAGGTGCCGGGAACACTCAAGGAGGTCACTGGCAATATAATGACCCTGTCGTATAATGTTGGTCTGACGGTGGGCTCTCTGATTGGATACGTTTTCGAGAGTATGCTGGGACCGCAGCTGGTGAATCCGTGTCCCACATATCCCTATGTGCCCGCCTCGATGCTGGAACAGTTCCATGGTCACGGGCATGGACATGGCCATCTACCACATCCTCTGCCGCTGACTAGCACCAGCACAATGAGTCCACCAACTACGGGGGCCACCACATTGGCGCCACTACTGCTCAACACCACGCTGGCTACGCTTAGTAGCTCTAGCTCCACCACCAGCACCGCCAGTCCGGCACTGGCCACCGTTATCACAACCACAGCTCTGGCGCTCGCCAGTACGGTGGCCAGCGGAAGTGCCGAGGTGATTAATGCCACCATATCATCGATCCTGTCCACGGTCAGCAGTTCGGTGGGCGATATCAGCGACGAGATGACCACAGATCCTCAGACGCCAGATGCACTGCTCGAAAATATCTAA